Proteins co-encoded in one Zootoca vivipara chromosome 3, rZooViv1.1, whole genome shotgun sequence genomic window:
- the SLC5A6 gene encoding sodium-dependent multivitamin transporter, which yields MAAALTFGVADYTIFILLLVVSAGIGFYYAFSGGKQSTTQEFQLANRSMGFFPVALSLLATFQSAVAILGVPAEIYRNGTEYWFLGCSYFLGLLIPAHVFIPVFYRLRLTSTYEYLELRFNKVVRVCGTATFIFQMVVYMGVVLYTPALALNAVTSFDLWASVLTIGLVCTLYTSLGGLKAVIWTDVFQTFVMFAGQVAVIVVGTVKVGGMGRVWQLADEKGMVSGIDLNPDPFERHTFWTLAFGGVFMMLSLYGVNQSQVQRYLSSRTERQAVLSCYAVFPCQQLALCLSCLTGLVMFAYYQEHEQSPEQSGASPDQMVLFFVMDILQGVPGLPGLFVACLFSGSLSTISSAFNSLATVTMEDLIRPYVGRIPEGRATLYSKLLALGYGLLCLGMAYVSSMMGSVLQAALSIFGMVGGPLLGVFSLGMFFPCANSVGAISGLAAGLAMAFWVGIGSWVTKQASVPPTTGIPQLDANLTTAVMTTLQTITTTPERLTGLRKFYNLSYLWYSAHNSTTVIVVGLLVSYLTGPMRGEDVDPRTIFPVLPRLFCCLPARYRERLRFGVCYPQEDGNRQEPVPLSVGKNTNGLLNGPPEGLPLGGHSEGGEPPGEGVAQPGGGHILRETAL from the exons ATGGCTGCGGCGTTGACGTTTGGAGTGGCCGACTACACCATTTTCATCCTGCTCCTGGTCGTCTCGGCTGGCATCGGCTTCTACTACGCCTTCAGTGGCGGGAAGCAGAGCACCACGCAGGAGTTTCAGCTGGCCAACCGCAGCATGGGCTTCTTCCCCGTGGCTCTCTCCCTCCTGGCCACCTTCCAGTCGGCCGTGGCCATCCTGGGCGTCCCCGCCGAGATCTACCGGAACGGCACAGAGTATTGGTTCCTGGGGTGCTCCTATTTCCTGGGGCTCCTCATCCCGGCTCACGTCTTCATCCCCGTCTTCTACCGCCTGCGCCTGACCAGCACGTACGAG TACCTGGAGCTGCGTTTCAACAAGGTTGTGAGGGTCTGTGGAACAGCCACCTTCATCTTCCAGATG GTGGTGTACATGGGGGTCGTCCTCTACACCCCAGCGCTGGCTCTCAATGCAG TGACCAGCTTTGACCTCTGGGCCTCTGTGCTGACCATTGGGCTGGTCTGCACCCTCTACACCTCCCTG GGCGGCCTGAAAGCCGTGATCTGGACGGACGTTTTCCAGACCTTTGTCATGTTTGCTGGCCAGGTGGCCGTGATCGTGGTGGGCACCGTCAAAGTGGGCGGCATGGGGCGCGTCTGGCAGCTGGCGGATGAGAAAGGCATGGTGTCGGGCATCGA cCTGAACCCCGACCCTTTCGAGCGGCACACCTTCTGGACGCTGGCCTTTGGGGGCGTCTTCATGATGCTGTCTCTCTACGGGGTCAACCAGTCTCAGGTCCAGCGATACCTCAGCTCTCGCACGGAGCGGCAGGCTGTGCT gtCTTGCTACGCCGTCTTCCCCTGCCAGCAGCTGGCCCTCTGCCTCAGTTGCCTCACTGGCCTGGTGATGTTTGCTTACTACCAGGAGCATGAGCAGAGTCCGGAGCAGAGCGGCGCCTCCCCGGATCAG ATGGTCCTCTTCTTCGTGATGGATATCCTGCAGGGAGTGCCTGGCCTCCCCGGCCTCTTTGTGGCTTGCCTCTTCAGCGGCTCCCTCAG CACCATCTCCTCCGCCTTCAACTCCTTGGCCACCGTGACCATGGAGGACCTGATCCGCCCTTACGTGGGCCGCATCCCCGAAGGACGGGCCACACTCTACTCCAAGTTGCTAG ctCTGGGCTACGGACTCCTCTGCCTGGGCATGGCTTACGTCTCCTCCATGATGGGTTCGGTGCTGCAG GCTGCCCTCAGCATCTTTGGCATGGTGGGGGGCCCTCTGCTGGGAGTCTTCTCCCTGGGCATGTTCTTTCCTTGTGCCAATTCCGTG GGGGCCATCTCTGGCTTGGCTGCCGGGCTGGCCATGGCGTTTTGGGTGGGCATCGGGAGCTGGGTGACCAAACAGGCGTCTGTGCCCCCCACGACTGGCATCCCCCAACTGGACGCAAACCTCACAACGGCCGTCATGACAACGCTGCAGACCATAACGACGACCCCAGAGAG GCTGACGGGGCTGCGCAAGTTCTACAACCTGTCGTACCTGTGGTACAGCGCACACAACTCGACCACCGTCATCGTCGTGGGACTGCTGGTCAGTTACCTCACAG GCCCCATGCGGGGGGAGGACGTGGACCCCCGGACCATCTTCCCTGTGCTGCCCCGCCTGTTCTGCTGCTTGCCGGCGAGGTACCGAGAGAGGCTGCGCTTCGGGGTCTGCTACCCCCAAGAG